In the genome of Geoanaerobacter pelophilus, the window ATGCTAACCTTCAGGTTTGATGAAGGAATATCTACCTTCTGCAATTTAGCGAGGTTACCGTTCCTGATTCTAGTTAGCAAATCTGCAATAGGGTCAGTCATGGACATCGATTGTACTCCTCTAATACATTTCTAATTGTTGTTACCAGCTAGACTTTATTACGCCAGGAATCTGGCCACTTGATGCATATTTACGAAGGCAGATCCTGCACATATCGAATTTTCTGTAATATGCTCGCGGGCGGCCACATATTGGGCACCGATTATAATCGCGAACCTGGAATTTTTTAGGCCTTTCAGCCTTGATCATCATGGATTTCTTTGCCACGCGATTCCTCCAAACTTGTTAGTTCCTGAACGGCATCCCTAATAATTTAAGAAGCGATCTGCCCTCTTCATCAGTTCTTGCCGTAGTAACAATTGTTATATTTAAGCCTTTGATTTTATCAATCTTGTCGTAATTAATTTCCGGGAAAATAAGCTGTTCCTTAATCCCTAATGAATAATTACCTAGCCCGTCAAAAGCCTTAGGAGACAAACCCTTAAAATCTCTTACTCGGGCAAGTGATATATTCAGCAAACGATCAAGAAACTCATACATTCTATCTTTACGCAGAGTCACCATGCAACCAATTGGCATTCCCTGGCGAAGCTTGAAAGAAGCAATAGACTTTTTAGCCTTCGTGATTACAGCCTTCTGTCCACTTATCTGGGCAAGTTCATCTGCGGCCGAGTCAAGAATCTTAACATTCTGTATTGCTTCCCCTAAACCCATATTGATAACAATTTTTTCA includes:
- the rplE gene encoding 50S ribosomal protein L5; its protein translation is MARLKELYDKEIIPKLMTEMKYKSVMEVPKLEKIVINMGLGEAIQNVKILDSAADELAQISGQKAVITKAKKSIASFKLRQGMPIGCMVTLRKDRMYEFLDRLLNISLARVRDFKGLSPKAFDGLGNYSLGIKEQLIFPEINYDKIDKIKGLNITIVTTARTDEEGRSLLKLLGMPFRN
- a CDS encoding type Z 30S ribosomal protein S14 translates to MAKKSMMIKAERPKKFQVRDYNRCPICGRPRAYYRKFDMCRICLRKYASSGQIPGVIKSSW